A genome region from Skermanella rosea includes the following:
- a CDS encoding NUDIX hydrolase: MQRIRKAPDKAPETRSAPRPAATLILLRDAPGGLETLMIERHAGLGFAPGALVFPGGCLAAEDHETSGSSGGGVHPARLAAIRETFEECGILLARQRHDGLLPDPARCADLVARYRARLLSGDITFGALLEAEGLVPADDRLVPFGHWVTPSVRPRRFDTVFFIAAVAPGQQAEPDGSEIVSCRWDRPAKILGEADAGAARLIFATRMNLMRLAASRTVAEAVEAAMRQPLVRIVPEWIETPDGAELRIPEGAGYGPCVVPAVPADLA, encoded by the coding sequence ATGCAAAGAATACGCAAGGCACCCGACAAGGCCCCGGAGACGCGCTCCGCCCCGCGCCCGGCGGCGACCCTGATCCTGCTGCGCGATGCGCCCGGCGGGCTAGAGACCCTGATGATCGAACGCCACGCCGGACTCGGTTTCGCCCCGGGCGCGCTGGTGTTTCCGGGGGGATGCCTCGCCGCGGAGGATCACGAGACTTCCGGAAGTTCCGGCGGCGGCGTGCATCCGGCCCGGCTGGCGGCGATCCGGGAAACCTTCGAGGAATGCGGCATCCTGCTGGCCCGGCAGCGGCATGACGGCCTCCTGCCCGATCCTGCCCGCTGTGCCGACCTGGTGGCGCGCTACCGCGCCCGGCTCCTGTCCGGCGACATCACCTTCGGCGCCCTGCTCGAGGCGGAGGGGCTGGTTCCCGCGGACGACCGCCTCGTCCCCTTCGGCCACTGGGTGACGCCGTCCGTGCGCCCCAGGCGCTTCGACACGGTCTTCTTCATCGCGGCTGTCGCCCCCGGCCAGCAGGCCGAACCCGACGGCTCGGAAATCGTGAGTTGCCGGTGGGATCGTCCGGCGAAAATCCTCGGTGAGGCGGATGCCGGCGCGGCGCGCCTGATCTTCGCCACCCGGATGAACCTGATGCGCCTTGCCGCCAGCCGCACCGTCGCGGAGGCGGTTGAGGCGGCGATGCGGCAGCCGTTGGTCAGGATCGTGCCGGAATGGATCGAAACGCCCGACGGCGCGGAACTCCGCATACCGGAAGGGGCCGGATATGGCCCCTGCGTCGTGCCGGCCGTCCCGGCGGACCTAGCTTAG
- a CDS encoding DUF6494 family protein, whose protein sequence is MDPDTFNMEVRKFLKVVGVTSQREIEAAVDRAIRSGRIKGGETLSAKVVLTIDGVDLRHEIDGEIELG, encoded by the coding sequence ATGGATCCGGACACCTTCAACATGGAAGTCCGCAAGTTTCTCAAGGTCGTCGGGGTGACCTCCCAGCGCGAGATCGAGGCCGCGGTGGATCGGGCGATCAGGTCGGGTCGGATCAAGGGCGGCGAGACCCTGTCGGCCAAGGTCGTGCTCACCATCGACGGCGTCGACCTGCGCCACGAGATCGACGGCGAGATCGAGCTCGGCTGA
- a CDS encoding alpha/beta hydrolase family protein has product MRTAPYGAWKSPITTDLIVGEAVGLSELCVDGGDIYWIEGRPSEKGRSVIVKGSADGVIRDLLPPPFSSRSRVHEYGGASYVAAGGTVWFVNFADQRIWRLDEGAEPVPVTVGDAGWRFADLVLDAPRGRLIAVGELHGESGNGEPLNVLVSVPARPPALAAPEKIAAGADFYGAPRLSPDGGRLAWIEWNHPNMPWDGTRLMVAGVRDDGTLADPLEVDGGDDVAVVQPSWSPSGALHYVSDRSGWWNLVRWGGTGTGADAGVPLLPMAAEFARPYWNFGQATYGFAGDLIAAAFTRDGFWSLLTGIGDGLTPRAADIPYDQIGAVRPMVGGGIALLAGSGREPGSVVLLTSDAVRVLRRSAPVDLPEGTISVARSIEFRSAGGRTAYAFHYPPTSADHRAPDGTRPPLLVKSHGGPTSAASPQLSLPIQYWTSRGFAVVDVNYAGSSGFGTPYRRALDGAWGVADVEDCVAAATYLVGQGLADPDRIAITGGSAGGYTTLCALTFTDRFRAGGSHYGISDLEALYHDTHKFESRYLDRLIGPLETSGDIVEARSPIHHLDRIDCPVILFQGLDDKVVPPNQAAMMADALRAKGLPVALLTFEGEGHGFRQAATIRRTLEAELWFYGRIFGFEPADAIDPVEIDNWPG; this is encoded by the coding sequence ATGCGCACTGCCCCTTACGGAGCCTGGAAGTCGCCCATCACGACGGACCTGATCGTCGGCGAGGCGGTGGGGCTAAGCGAGCTTTGCGTGGATGGCGGCGATATCTACTGGATCGAGGGGCGGCCCTCGGAGAAGGGCCGGAGCGTCATTGTGAAGGGGAGCGCCGACGGTGTCATCCGCGATCTGCTGCCGCCGCCGTTCTCCTCCCGCAGCCGCGTCCACGAGTATGGCGGCGCCAGCTACGTGGCGGCCGGCGGCACGGTCTGGTTCGTGAACTTCGCCGACCAGCGGATCTGGCGGCTGGACGAGGGGGCGGAACCGGTTCCCGTCACCGTCGGGGACGCCGGCTGGCGCTTCGCCGACCTGGTGCTCGACGCGCCGCGCGGCCGGCTGATCGCGGTCGGCGAACTGCACGGGGAGTCCGGGAACGGCGAACCGCTCAATGTCCTGGTGTCGGTCCCGGCCAGGCCGCCCGCGCTGGCGGCGCCGGAGAAGATCGCGGCCGGGGCCGACTTCTACGGGGCGCCCCGCCTCTCCCCGGATGGCGGCCGGCTGGCCTGGATCGAGTGGAACCACCCCAACATGCCCTGGGACGGGACCAGGCTGATGGTGGCGGGGGTGCGGGACGACGGCACCCTGGCCGATCCCCTGGAGGTGGACGGCGGGGACGACGTCGCCGTCGTGCAGCCGTCCTGGTCGCCGTCCGGCGCGCTGCACTACGTCTCGGACCGGAGCGGCTGGTGGAACCTGGTCCGCTGGGGCGGTACGGGAACCGGCGCCGATGCCGGGGTCCCGCTTCTCCCCATGGCGGCGGAGTTCGCCCGCCCCTACTGGAACTTCGGCCAGGCGACCTACGGCTTCGCCGGCGACCTGATCGCCGCAGCCTTCACCCGCGACGGATTCTGGTCCCTGCTGACCGGCATCGGCGACGGGCTGACTCCCCGGGCCGCGGACATCCCCTACGACCAGATCGGCGCGGTCAGGCCGATGGTCGGCGGCGGCATCGCGCTGCTGGCGGGAAGCGGCAGGGAGCCGGGCTCGGTCGTCCTGCTGACCTCCGACGCCGTCCGGGTCCTGCGCCGCTCGGCGCCGGTCGACCTGCCGGAGGGGACGATTTCGGTCGCCCGATCGATCGAATTCCGGAGCGCCGGCGGGCGGACCGCCTATGCCTTCCATTATCCCCCGACCAGCGCCGACCACCGGGCGCCCGACGGCACCCGGCCCCCGCTGCTGGTCAAGAGCCACGGCGGGCCGACCTCGGCGGCGTCGCCGCAGCTGAGCCTGCCCATCCAGTACTGGACCAGCCGCGGCTTCGCGGTCGTCGACGTGAACTATGCGGGATCGAGCGGCTTCGGGACCCCGTACCGTCGGGCGCTCGACGGCGCCTGGGGCGTGGCCGACGTGGAGGACTGCGTTGCGGCCGCGACATACCTGGTCGGCCAGGGACTCGCCGACCCCGACCGGATCGCGATCACCGGGGGCAGCGCCGGCGGATACACCACCCTGTGCGCCCTGACCTTCACCGACCGGTTCCGGGCGGGGGGAAGCCATTACGGCATCTCGGACCTGGAGGCGCTCTATCACGACACCCACAAGTTCGAGTCCCGCTACCTGGACCGGCTGATCGGGCCGCTGGAGACGTCGGGCGATATCGTCGAGGCGCGGTCGCCGATCCATCATCTCGACCGGATCGACTGCCCGGTCATCCTGTTCCAGGGTCTGGACGACAAGGTCGTTCCGCCCAACCAGGCCGCCATGATGGCCGACGCGCTCCGCGCCAAGGGCCTGCCGGTCGCCCTCCTGACCTTCGAGGGCGAGGGCCACGGGTTCCGGCAGGCGGCGACCATACGGCGGACCCTGGAGGCCGAACTGTGGTTCTACGGCCGGATCTTCGGCTTCGAGCCGGCCGACGCGATCGACCCCGTCGAGATCGACAACTGGCCCGGCTGA
- a CDS encoding CBS domain-containing protein — protein sequence MKAGDIMTRSVITIDADSTVAEAAKRMLEHRISGMPVVDGQGRVIGVISEGDLLRRAETGTETQGKGRGSWWLGLVASASSQADAFTKQHGRAVRDVMSANVISVDEDAALNEVVELMESRRIKRVPVTRDRQVVGIISRANLMRILTTLEPGTAAPSADDKTIRERVLKAYAEQPWAPDFGENVVVKDGVVHLWGAVRTESQRQALVVGARTVPGVRDVVDHIDVVDPVAEGFVGW from the coding sequence ATGAAGGCCGGCGACATCATGACCCGCAGCGTCATTACGATCGATGCGGACAGTACCGTCGCGGAAGCGGCGAAGCGGATGCTTGAGCACCGGATCAGCGGCATGCCCGTCGTCGACGGCCAGGGCCGCGTCATCGGCGTCATCAGCGAGGGCGACCTGTTGCGGCGGGCCGAAACCGGGACCGAGACCCAGGGCAAGGGCCGCGGCTCGTGGTGGCTCGGTCTCGTCGCGAGCGCCTCGTCGCAGGCGGACGCGTTCACCAAACAGCACGGCCGGGCCGTCCGCGACGTGATGAGCGCCAACGTGATCAGCGTCGACGAGGACGCCGCCCTCAACGAGGTGGTCGAACTGATGGAAAGCCGGCGGATCAAGCGGGTCCCGGTCACCCGCGACCGTCAGGTGGTCGGCATCATCAGCCGGGCGAACCTGATGCGCATCCTGACGACCCTGGAACCCGGAACGGCCGCCCCGTCGGCGGACGACAAGACGATCCGCGAGCGGGTGCTGAAGGCCTACGCCGAGCAGCCCTGGGCGCCGGACTTCGGCGAGAACGTCGTGGTGAAGGACGGCGTCGTCCACCTCTGGGGCGCCGTGCGGACCGAATCCCAGCGGCAGGCGCTCGTGGTCGGCGCGCGGACTGTCCCGGGCGTCCGGGACGTCGTGGACCATATCGACGTGGTCGATCCGGTCGCGGAAGGCTTCGTGGGCTGGTAA
- the oxlT gene encoding oxalate/formate MFS antiporter yields the protein MLNNQVANTSGPPGGRWLQLIVGVICMAMVANLQYGWTLFVSPMDAKHGWGLTGIQVAFSIFIVTETWLVPIEGWFVDRYGPRIVTIAGGLLCGIAWMLNSVADSLAMLYFAAAVGGIGAGAVYGTCVGNALKWFPDRRGFAAGVTAAGFGAGSALTIIPIANMIASSGYEHTFMVFGLIQGGSVFLLAFLLRAPRAAELPSARPGKVGQSRRDYTPVEMAKTPVFWIMYLMFTVVAAGGLMATAQIGPIAKDYGLAETPITLVGLTLPALTFALAIDRVLNGVTRPFFGWVSDHIGRENTMFIAFALEAVGILALAKWGHHPMAFVFLTGLVFFAWGEIFSLFPATCGDTFGSRYAASNAGLLYTAKGTAALLVPISSVIATATGSWDMVFVLASGVNALAAVLALFVLKPMRARIMQENSVGGTAPASRPAASLAE from the coding sequence ATGCTCAATAATCAGGTAGCGAATACCAGCGGTCCGCCCGGCGGCCGCTGGCTGCAACTGATCGTCGGCGTCATCTGCATGGCCATGGTCGCCAATCTTCAATATGGCTGGACACTGTTCGTCAGTCCCATGGATGCCAAGCATGGCTGGGGACTGACGGGAATCCAGGTCGCCTTCTCCATCTTCATCGTGACCGAAACCTGGCTGGTGCCGATCGAGGGCTGGTTCGTCGACCGCTACGGCCCCAGGATCGTCACGATCGCCGGCGGCCTGCTGTGCGGCATCGCCTGGATGCTGAATTCCGTCGCGGACTCGCTTGCGATGCTCTATTTCGCCGCGGCCGTCGGCGGAATCGGCGCGGGCGCCGTCTACGGCACCTGCGTCGGCAATGCCCTGAAGTGGTTCCCGGACCGCCGCGGCTTCGCCGCCGGCGTCACGGCGGCGGGCTTCGGCGCGGGGTCGGCCCTGACCATCATCCCGATCGCCAACATGATCGCGTCGTCCGGGTACGAGCACACCTTCATGGTGTTCGGCCTGATCCAGGGCGGCTCCGTCTTCCTCCTGGCCTTCCTGCTGCGCGCCCCCCGGGCCGCGGAACTGCCGAGCGCCCGCCCGGGGAAGGTGGGGCAGAGCCGACGCGACTATACGCCGGTCGAGATGGCGAAGACCCCCGTGTTCTGGATCATGTACCTGATGTTCACCGTGGTGGCGGCCGGCGGCCTGATGGCGACCGCCCAGATCGGCCCGATCGCCAAGGACTACGGCCTGGCCGAAACCCCGATCACGCTGGTCGGCCTGACCCTGCCGGCGCTGACCTTCGCCCTGGCGATCGACCGGGTGCTGAACGGTGTCACGCGTCCCTTCTTCGGCTGGGTCTCGGACCATATCGGCCGCGAGAACACCATGTTCATCGCCTTCGCCCTGGAGGCGGTCGGTATCCTGGCGCTCGCCAAGTGGGGCCATCACCCGATGGCGTTCGTGTTCCTGACCGGCTTGGTGTTCTTCGCCTGGGGCGAGATCTTCAGCCTGTTCCCGGCGACCTGCGGCGACACCTTCGGCTCCAGATACGCGGCATCCAACGCCGGCCTGCTCTACACCGCGAAGGGCACCGCGGCCCTCCTGGTCCCGATCAGCAGCGTAATCGCCACCGCGACAGGAAGCTGGGACATGGTCTTCGTGCTGGCCTCCGGCGTCAACGCGCTCGCCGCCGTGCTGGCCCTGTTCGTCCTAAAGCCGATGAGGGCTCGGATCATGCAGGAGAACTCCGTCGGCGGTACCGCGCCGGCCAGCCGCCCGGCAGCCTCGCTCGCCGAGTAG